In Roseofilum capinflatum BLCC-M114, a genomic segment contains:
- a CDS encoding FTR1 family iron permease — MDWTAALPTLLVTLREGFEAALVVGLILACLYKAKQTHLNPWVYGGIGLGLVGSVLVGLLLTWGIEALSVAYPQYETVIKPLLEAVFGTIAIVMLSWMLLWMTQQSRSLKTEIETSLSQALQQNSRAGWAVFTLVLIAVLREGFETVIFLLSYFQEGFAPWFGGAIGLSLAIVLGLLIFQGSIQINIRLFFQIMGLLLLLIIGGLLLSALIHYDIALYRWVHLHPQAQSLCINPSESSCILGPRVWDTSAILPDRQFPGILLKALFGYRQHLYLVQAVSYLMFITLMGGLYFRALNPMRGNEE, encoded by the coding sequence ATGGATTGGACAGCAGCCCTGCCCACATTGTTGGTTACCCTACGGGAAGGATTTGAGGCCGCTTTAGTGGTGGGTTTAATTCTGGCCTGTTTATACAAGGCGAAACAAACCCATTTGAATCCCTGGGTGTATGGGGGAATTGGCTTGGGGTTAGTGGGGAGTGTGCTGGTAGGTCTGTTGTTAACCTGGGGGATTGAGGCCCTAAGTGTGGCCTATCCCCAATATGAGACGGTAATTAAACCGTTATTAGAAGCTGTATTTGGCACGATCGCCATTGTGATGCTCAGTTGGATGTTATTGTGGATGACCCAACAATCGCGATCGCTCAAAACGGAGATCGAAACTTCCCTCTCCCAAGCTTTGCAGCAAAATTCTCGCGCAGGATGGGCCGTATTCACCCTGGTGCTGATCGCCGTTTTGCGAGAAGGGTTTGAAACCGTCATCTTCCTGTTATCCTATTTCCAAGAAGGATTTGCACCCTGGTTTGGAGGAGCGATCGGTCTCAGTTTGGCGATCGTCTTAGGCCTCCTCATCTTCCAAGGCTCAATTCAAATCAATATCCGTCTTTTCTTTCAAATCATGGGCCTACTTTTACTCCTCATCATTGGCGGCTTATTACTCTCTGCCCTCATCCACTATGACATCGCCCTCTATCGTTGGGTTCACCTCCATCCTCAAGCCCAATCCCTCTGTATCAATCCTTCCGAATCCTCCTGTATTCTCGGCCCCAGAGTTTGGGATACCTCCGCGATTTTACCCGATCGCCAATTTCCTGGTATTCTCCTCAAAGCCCTCTTCGGGTATCGACAACACCTCTATCTGGTGCAAGCTGTCAGTTATCTCATGTTCATAACCCTCATGGGTGGTCTATATTTTCGTGCCCTCAATCCTATGAGAGGGAATGAGGAATAG